The genomic region GAAAACTCCGTAGATCAGCACTTTGAAGTAGCCGGCTCCTGCCGATCGCATGGCTTCGACCTGCCCCCAGTCGATCTCTTCGATTTCCTCAGCCAACAACTTGGCAACAAAACCGATGGAATACAGGGTCAGAGTTAGAATGCCCGCCAGCGGGCCAAACCCGACGGCTGCGACAAAGAGGATGGCCACGATAACGGGGTGAAAACTGCGGGATATAATAATGATGGTTCGTCCCAACAGATAAACAGGCAAGGGTGCCACATTTTTGGCGGCCATCACCGCGATGGGCAGCGACAGACCAACACCCATCAGGGTCGCCAGAAAGGCAATCTGGAAACTTTCCTTGAACCCTGTCCATAACAGACTTCCACGCTCAAAACTTGGAGGAAAGGCGCCACCGAAAATTTTGGCGGCACGCGGCAACCCCTCGTAAACCCGCTGCCAATCGAAAGGCAAGGTTGAGAATGCCCAATACAGATACGTAAGGGCTATTGCGATCAAGCCATAGCGAACCCAAGGATTGGCAATGAAGGGGGGCTTTTTCCAGACCCTGCCTGACTTAACGTCGGCTGCGGTTCTGACACCTGTCATGCCGAAGCCTCCTGAACCTGGGATGCCTGTTTTCCTGGCTCACCGCCATCTTCTTCCGGCGATTCGATACCGCCGTATACGGCATCCAGAGCATCCTGATTGAAATCTTTGGGCGCACCGTCAAAAATCATTTGTCCATGACGCATGCCGACAATGCGATCGGTATACATCCGCGCCTGCGTTACGTTGTGAATATTGATCAACACCGGCAGCGACATTTCGCTCGCGAGGCTTTGTAACAGGCTCATGATCTGCTGAGAGGTTTTCGGGTCCAACGAAGCCGTTGGTTCATCAGCCAGCAAAATTTGCGGCTCTTGCATCAGTGCCCGCACAACCGCAACCCGCTGCCGCTCGCCACCAGATAGCTGGTCGGCCCGTTTATCGGCGTAGTGCGCAATACCCACACGCTCCATCAGATGAAAGGCACGGTCGATGTCAGTCTGCGGAAAGCGGCGAGTCAATGCTTGGAATAACGACACATAACCCAAGCGCCCGGAAAGGACATTTTCCATAACAGTCAAACGATCAATCAGGTTAAAGCCCTGAAAAATCATACCTATGCGTCGGCGAGAGTGGCGCAATGCGCTGCCGCGAAGATTGATCAGTTCCTGGCCGTTCAACTTGATCGAACCCGAGGTCGGCTCAACCAGCCGGTTGATGCAGCGCAACAGCGTACTTTTCCCAGCACCTGATGCGCCGACAATGGCAACAACACTGCTGCCATCGACAGTGAGATTAAGGTCTTCGAGCACAGGGTCGTTATTGCCGTATCGCTT from Marinobacter sp. LV10R510-11A harbors:
- the phnE gene encoding phosphonate ABC transporter, permease protein PhnE, yielding MTGVRTAADVKSGRVWKKPPFIANPWVRYGLIAIALTYLYWAFSTLPFDWQRVYEGLPRAAKIFGGAFPPSFERGSLLWTGFKESFQIAFLATLMGVGLSLPIAVMAAKNVAPLPVYLLGRTIIIISRSFHPVIVAILFVAAVGFGPLAGILTLTLYSIGFVAKLLAEEIEEIDWGQVEAMRSAGAGYFKVLIYGVFPQIMPRQIGLSMYQLDSNLRASAVVGIVGAGGIGGTLMNAFGRYDYDFAFAILLMIIGIILISEGFSGWVRKKVW
- the phnC gene encoding phosphonate ABC transporter ATP-binding protein, translating into MLEITSLVKRYGNNDPVLEDLNLTVDGSSVVAIVGASGAGKSTLLRCINRLVEPTSGSIKLNGQELINLRGSALRHSRRRIGMIFQGFNLIDRLTVMENVLSGRLGYVSLFQALTRRFPQTDIDRAFHLMERVGIAHYADKRADQLSGGERQRVAVVRALMQEPQILLADEPTASLDPKTSQQIMSLLQSLASEMSLPVLINIHNVTQARMYTDRIVGMRHGQMIFDGAPKDFNQDALDAVYGGIESPEEDGGEPGKQASQVQEASA